In Acinetobacter pittii, one genomic interval encodes:
- the cysG gene encoding siroheme synthase CysG produces the protein MDIFPISLKLQKQRCLIVGGGHIALRKANLLAKAGAVIDIIAPAIEEQLLQLVKTAGGEYFAESFAEKVLNTSYRLVIAATNDAQVNKAVFEQCEARNLLVNSVDDIPHCRFMVPAIIDRSPLIISVASNGASPVLSRQLRTQIETIVPHGMGKLAEFSGQWRKQVKEKIINPDERRIFWENLYASPLKEQVFNDNLDVANDLIQQALTEWTAPKGEVYLVGAGPGDPELLTLKALRLMQQADVVIYDRLVSAPILELCRRDATKIYVGKARSNHSVPQDGINALLVEYAQKGKRVCRLKGGDPFIFGRGGEEIQELVEANVTFQVVPGITAASGCSAYAGIPLTHRDYAQSVRFLTGHLKEGSPELPWNELVYENQTLVLYMGLVGLERICEQLIAHGQRANMPVALISKGTTPEQKVVVGTLADIATKVSEHHIVAPTLTIIGEVVSLREQLKWQ, from the coding sequence GTGGATATTTTTCCAATCTCTTTAAAGTTGCAAAAGCAACGTTGTCTGATTGTGGGTGGTGGGCATATTGCGCTACGTAAAGCAAACCTTCTAGCCAAAGCAGGAGCGGTAATTGATATTATTGCTCCTGCAATTGAAGAGCAGCTTTTACAGTTGGTCAAAACGGCCGGTGGAGAGTATTTTGCCGAGTCTTTTGCTGAAAAAGTATTAAATACGTCTTATCGATTAGTCATTGCGGCAACTAATGATGCGCAGGTGAACAAAGCTGTTTTTGAGCAATGTGAAGCGCGTAATTTACTGGTAAATAGTGTCGATGATATTCCGCATTGCCGATTTATGGTTCCAGCCATTATTGACCGTTCTCCATTAATTATCTCTGTTGCTTCAAATGGGGCGTCACCAGTTTTATCGAGACAACTTCGTACTCAAATAGAGACAATTGTTCCGCATGGCATGGGTAAGTTGGCTGAGTTTTCTGGTCAATGGCGTAAGCAAGTAAAAGAAAAGATTATTAACCCCGATGAGCGTCGAATCTTTTGGGAAAACCTCTATGCTAGCCCATTAAAAGAACAAGTTTTTAATGACAATTTAGACGTTGCAAATGATTTGATTCAGCAAGCCTTAACAGAATGGACAGCACCTAAAGGTGAAGTTTATTTGGTAGGGGCTGGACCCGGTGATCCAGAGTTGCTGACACTAAAAGCATTACGTCTTATGCAACAAGCAGATGTCGTGATTTATGATCGTCTTGTTTCTGCACCCATCTTAGAACTTTGCCGCCGTGATGCGACTAAAATTTATGTGGGTAAAGCTCGTTCGAATCACTCTGTTCCCCAAGATGGCATCAATGCTTTACTGGTTGAGTATGCTCAAAAAGGAAAGCGTGTTTGTCGTCTAAAAGGTGGTGATCCGTTTATCTTTGGGCGTGGTGGTGAAGAAATTCAAGAGCTGGTTGAAGCGAATGTCACTTTCCAAGTTGTACCGGGTATAACTGCAGCATCAGGCTGTTCAGCTTATGCAGGTATTCCCTTAACACATCGTGATTATGCGCAAAGTGTTCGTTTCTTGACTGGGCATTTAAAGGAAGGTTCACCTGAACTTCCTTGGAATGAGCTGGTTTATGAAAATCAAACTTTGGTTTTATATATGGGGCTGGTTGGCTTGGAGCGTATTTGTGAGCAACTTATTGCTCATGGTCAGCGTGCCAATATGCCGGTGGCTTTAATCTCTAAAGGAACCACACCAGAACAGAAAGTTGTTGTTGGAACATTAGCTGATATCGCAACTAAAGTATCTGAACATCATATCGTGGCGCCAACTTTAACTATTATTGGTGAAGTGGTAAGTTTACGTGAACAGTTAAAATGGCAATAA
- a CDS encoding tRNA (cytidine(34)-2'-O)-methyltransferase, with amino-acid sequence MIHVVLYEPEIPANTGNIIRLCANTGAQLHLVKPLGFELDDKKLKRAGLDYHEWARMQIWDNIELCLADLKAKGVEHVFPLTTKGSATPHTVDLNRPVALLMGPETRGLPEHVRLMFPQEQWIRLPMAENSRSLNLSNATAVIVYEAWRQQGFKNLG; translated from the coding sequence GTGATTCATGTTGTCCTATACGAGCCTGAAATTCCTGCCAATACAGGCAATATCATTCGTTTATGTGCTAATACGGGCGCACAGTTGCATTTAGTCAAACCTCTAGGTTTTGAATTAGATGATAAAAAACTCAAACGAGCAGGCCTTGATTATCATGAATGGGCACGTATGCAGATTTGGGACAACATAGAGCTTTGCCTTGCAGATTTAAAAGCTAAAGGTGTCGAGCATGTTTTTCCCCTCACCACTAAAGGTTCCGCAACTCCACATACGGTTGATTTGAATCGGCCTGTGGCTTTACTGATGGGGCCAGAAACACGTGGTTTGCCTGAGCATGTTCGCTTAATGTTTCCACAAGAACAGTGGATTCGTTTGCCGATGGCTGAAAACTCAAGAAGTTTAAATTTATCTAATGCAACGGCCGTGATTGTTTATGAAGCATGGCGTCAGCAGGGTTTTAAAAACTTAGGATAA
- a CDS encoding helix-turn-helix domain-containing protein: MNECLKYNIFQQHCPARLFFEKIADKWVLLILNVLEEETQHFNLLKKNIQGISPKVLSQKLKMLERDGFIERKIQNTSPIRVDYSLTSLGQNVAAMAFQLKEWAETNIEQVLAAQNTYDEKALEQA, translated from the coding sequence ATGAATGAATGTCTAAAATATAATATTTTTCAACAACATTGCCCTGCTCGTTTATTTTTTGAAAAAATTGCAGATAAGTGGGTTTTATTGATTTTAAATGTGCTTGAAGAGGAAACTCAGCACTTCAATTTGCTCAAAAAGAATATACAAGGCATTTCTCCTAAAGTCTTATCACAAAAACTAAAAATGCTAGAAAGAGATGGTTTTATCGAACGTAAAATCCAGAATACCTCTCCTATTCGTGTTGATTACTCACTAACGTCGCTGGGGCAAAATGTAGCTGCAATGGCCTTCCAATTAAAGGAATGGGCTGAAACCAATATTGAACAGGTTTTAGCAGCCCAAAATACATATGACGAAAAAGCATTAGAACAGGCTTAA